In Ornithinibacter aureus, the genomic stretch TCGTGGCGCGCTCGGCCTGGTCGCGCTCGAGGTCGGCGTAGAACCGCTCGTCGAGCAGGTCGCCCATGAGGGCGCGCAGCTGCGCGACGTTCTTGATGCAGTGGGCCCGCTGCCACTGCGCGTCGGCCCACTGCTCGGGCGTGACGTCGTGCCACCCCGGCAGGCGGGTCCAGTCGGGTTCGACCAGTTCGCGACGTCGGTAGGCGTAGGGCTGGTCGATGATCTGCGTCATGCGTGGCAGGATACGCAATGGATGCCGTCAAAGTCACGTTTGACCGCAAATGCTGCGGCTGCGTATCGGCCAATGAGGAGATTCTTGTGCGCACCACCTCTTCGTCCCCCGTGGGCATGCACCGTGTCGTCGACCCCGCCGGTGCTGCTCTTCCGCAGGCGGCCCGCGTCCTGGACGCCGGTGGCGACCTCTGGCCCGACGAGGTCCGCATCGACGTCGAGACGCTCAACCTCGACGCGGCATCCTTTCGCCAGCTGAGCGAGAAGCACGCGGGCGACGGGGATGCGGTGCGCGCGGAGGTGCTCGACATCGTCGCCACCCGCGGCAAGATGCAGAACCCGGTGACGGGGTCCGGCGGCATGCTCATCGGCACCGTCGCCGAGGTCGGGCCGCAGTCGCCACTCGGGCTCGCCGTGGGCGACCGGGTCGCCACGCTCGTCTCCCTCTCCCTGACGCCCCTTCAGCTCACCGACGGCCTCGAGCGCTGGGACGGTCGCAGTGAGCGCGTGCCGGCGGCCGGGACCGCCGTGCTCTTCGGACGCTCGATCGCCGCCCGCCTGCCCGAGGACCTCTCACCCGAGCTCGCCCTCATGGTCATGGACGTGTGCGGTGCCCCGGCCCTGGTCAGCAGGGTCGTGGGGGAGTACGTCGAGCGCGGGGTGAGCCCCACCGTCGTCGTCCTCGGTGGAGCCGGCAAGTCGGGGTCGCTGTCCCTGGCCGCCGCGCGATCCGCGGGGGCCGGGCACCTCATCGGCGTCGTGCCGTTCGAGCGGGAGGCCGACCAGCTGACCACGAGCGGCCTGGCCGACCGGGTCGTCATCGCCGACGCGCGCTCACCGCTCGGCCTCGCGGATGCCGTGGCCACCGCCGGTGGCCCCGCCGACGTCACGGTGGTCTGCGTCGACGTGCCGGGGTGCGAGCAGCCGGCGATCCTCGCGACCGCCCAGGGCGGCACGATCATCTTCTTCTCCATGGCGACGAGCTTCTCTGCGGCGGCGCTGGGTGCCGAGGGCCTGGCCGCCGACGTCCGCATGCTCGTGGGCAACGGTTACGTCCCCGGGCACGCCGACCTCGCCCTCGACCTCGTTCGGGGCAGTGCCGCGGTCCGAACGCTGTTCGAGGGACGCCTGAGCGAGTAGTGCTCGCCCTGCTCATCGCCGGCTGCTCCTCCGAGACCGAGACCACTGCGCCGGCGGCGAGCGCTGCAGCCAGGGTCACGGCGAGCGTCAAGGCGAGCGTGAGCGGCGAGGCCGCCGACCTCGGGGTCAAGGCGGCCACCGTCAAGGCCAACATCAGCCGCCTGTCCGCCCTCTCCGACGGCCCGGTCGCGGCCGCCGTCGGTGAGCTGAACGAGAAGGCCGACGCCCCTCAGCGAATCGCTCACCCTGGCCGTGGCCGACGGGCAGGAGGAGATCGGCCCGAAGATCACGGCGGCCCAGTCCGAGCTCGATGCCGCCTTCTCCGACGTGAGCACGAAGGTCGACGCGCTCTGCCCGGCCGGGTAGGGCTTGCCCAAACAGGGCTCTGCCTAGTTGGCTTGGCGCATGCACCCTCTCCGCTGCACGATCTCGACCCACGTCGCCCCGGTCCTGTGAAGGGGCTCTACCTCGCCGGCACCGAGGCCCGCTCGGGCAAGTCGGCGGTCGCGGTCGGGCTCGTGAACCGGCTCACGAGGCGGCACGGTCGGGTGGGCGTCTTCCGCCCGGTCGTCCAGGCCGGCGGTCAGGACGAGTTGCTGCGGGTGCTGCTCCAGGAGGCCCACAGCGACCTCGCACCCGAACTGGCGTGGGGCGTGACCCACGACGACCTGCACGCCGATCACGACCGGGCCCTCGGGGTCGTGGTCGACCGCTTCCACGCCATGGCCCAGGGTCATGACGTCGTGCTCGTCGTGGGGTCGGACTTCTCCGACGTCGTCGCACCGACCGAGTTCGCGACCAACGCGCGGATCGCCGCCGACCTCGGCACGCCCCTGGTCCTCGTCGCGCCCGCCCGCGACCGCGACCACGCCGAACTCGCGGCCAGCGCCGCGGCAGCGGTCGCCGCGGCCCGCGCGGTGCACGCCCACGTCGGAGGGGTGGTCATCAACCAGGTTCGCTCCGACGACAGTGCCGCCGCCCTCGACGCCCTCACCACCCGCCTCGGTGCCCTCCCGCTGTGGGCCCTCACCGAGACCCCGCTGCTGCGGGCGCCGACGGTCCGCGACCTCATGGCGGCCTGCGACGGCACCCTCGTGCACGGCGACGCCGACCTGCTCGACCGCGAGAGCATGGGGCTGGTCGTCGCCGCGATGTCGATGCCGCACGTCATCGACCGGCTCATCGAGGGCTCGACCGTCATCGTCCCCGGCGACCGGGACGACGTCGTGCTCGGGGTGCTGCTCGCCCACCACTCGCGCACGCTGCCGACGCTGTCCGGCCTCGTGCTCAACGGGGGCTTCGCCCTCTCGCCACAGATCGACCGGCTCATCGCCGGGCTCGACATGCGGCTGCCCATCGTCTCCTGCCAGCTCGGCACCATGGACACCGCGACCGCGCTCGGGCGGGTCGAGGGGCGCATCACCGCGACCTCTTCCCGCAAGGTCGGGGCGGCGGCCGACCTGCTCGACCGCACCGAGGGCATCGACACCCTCGACGCCCTGCTGAGCGACGACGCCCAGGGCGGCGAGCGGGCGGTCACCCCGCTGATGTTCGAGCACGACCTCGTCGAGCGCGCCCGGGAGGCGCAGGCCCACATCGTCCTGCCCGAGGGCGCCGAGGAGCGCATCATCATCGCGGCCGACCAGGTGCTCGCTCGCGGCATCGCGCGCCTGACGTTGCTCGGGGACGAGAGCGTCATCCGCGACCGGGCCCGGGTGCTCGGTGCCGACATCTCCGCCGCGGAGGTCGTCGACCCCGCGACGAGTCCGTGGCGTGAGGAGTTCGCAGCCACCTACGCGGCGCTGCGCGCGCACAAGGGCGTCACCCACGAGCAGGCTTTCGACCGGGTCGTCGACCCGTCGTACTTCGGCACGATGATGGTGCACGCAGGCCGGGCCGACGGGATGGTCTCCGGGTGCATCACGACCACGGCGCACACGATCCGGCCGGCGCTCGAGGTCGTCCGCACGGCCCCCGGCGTCTCCGTCGTCTCCAGCGTCTTCCTCATGTGCCTGGCCGATCGCGTGCTCGTCTACGGCGACTGCGCCGTCAACCCCGACCCGGATGCCGCGCAGCTCGCCGACATCGCGATCTCGTCGGCCCGCACGGCGGCCGCGTTCGGCATCGAGCCCCGCGTCGCGATGCTGTCCTACTCCACCGGAGAGTCCGGGACCGGTGCCGACGTGGAGAAGGTGCGGGCCGCCACGGCCATCGTGCGCGAGCTCGCGCCCGACCTCCTCGTCGAGGGCCCGATCCAGTACGACGCCGCCGTCGACCCGCACGTGGCCGCCACCAAGCTCAAGGGCAGCCCGGTCGCGGGGCGCGCCACCGTGCTCGTCTTCCCCGACCTCAACACCGGGAACAACACCTACAAGGCGGTCCAGCGCAGCGCCGACGCGGTCGCGATCGGCCCCGTGCTGCAGGGTCTGAACCGCCCGGTCAACGACCTCTCCCGAGGAGCGCTCGTGCGCGACATCGTCAACACGGTGGCCATCACCGCCGTCCAAGGGCAGACCACGTGAGCACCGACCCGCACGTCTTCGTCGTCAACGCCGGCTCCTCGTCGCTGAAGTACCAGGTGATCAACGCCGCCAGCGGTCGCACGGTGGCCATCGGGCTCGTCTCCGAGATCGGTGGGGCGAGCCGGATGCGGCACGACAGCATCGGCCTCGGTGGAGAGATCTCCCGTCACGAGTCGTATGCGCCGTGCCCCACCCACACCAGCGCCTTCGCCGCGGCCCGCGCCGCGCTGCACGAGCACGGGGGCGGGGTGGGCGAGCACGTCGTCGCGATCGGCCACCGGGTGGTCCACGGGGGACGACGCTTCACCCAGCCCGTCGTCGTCGACGACGTCGTGCTGGAGTCGCTGCGGGTGCTCTCGCCGCTGGCCCCCCTGCACAACCCGGCCAACGTCGAGGGCATCGTGCGAGCCCAGGAAGCCTTCCCCGGGCTGCCCCACGTCGCCGTGTTCGACACCGGCTTCCACGGCACCCTGCCACCGGCCGCGCACACCTACGCCGTCCCCGACGCGTGGCGCGAGGGGCACCACGTGCGCCGCTACGGCTTCCACGGCAGCTCGTACGCCTGGGTGACCCGGCGCACCGCCGCCCTGATGGGCCGTCAGGTCGAGGACCTGCGGATGGTTGTCCTGCACCTGGGCAACGGGGCCAGTGCGTGCGCCGTCGACGGCGGCCGCAGCGTCGACACCTCGATGGGCCTGTCCCCGGTCGAGGGCCTGGTCATGGGCACCCGTTCGGGCGACGTCGACCCGGCGCTGGGGGGCTACCTCGAGCGCGTGGCGGGACTCACGGCATCTGACTACGACCGCGCCCTGAACCGCGAGAGCGGGCTGCTCGGGCTCGGCGGGGTCTCGGACTTTCGCACGATCGTCGAGCGCCGCGACGCCGGGGATGCCGCGGCGACGCTCGCGTTCGACGTCACCGTGCACCGGTTGCGCAAGTACGTGGGGGCCTATGCCGCCGTGCTCGGTCGCCTCGACGCCCTCGTGTTCACCGGCGGCATCGGCGAGCACAGCGCCGCGCTGCGGGCCGCCGTCGTCGACGGCCTGGAGGTGCTCGGGCTCGCCTTGGACGCCGCCGCGAACGCCGGGGGGCCACCCGAGCGACGGGTCAGCGGCGAGCAGAGCCGGGCCGAGGTCTGGGTGGTCCCGACCGACGAGGAGCGCGAGATCGCACGCGCCACCCTCGAGGTCCTCGGCCTGCCCCACGCGCTGTGAGCACCACGCTCTACCGCGGCGGCACCGTCCACACCCCCGACCAGCCCGGGGCCACCGCGCTCGTCGTCGGTGGTGACGGGCGGATCGCGTGGATCGGCGACGAGGAGGGCGCGGCGAGCCACCGCGATGGCGTCGACGTGGTCATCGACCTCGACGGCGGGCTCGTGCTCCCGGCCTTCGTCGACGCGCACGTCCACCTGTCCCACACCGGCATGGGGCTGCGCGGTGTCGACCTCGGCACGACCACCTCGGTCGCCGAGGCCCTGCGGCGGATCGAGGATGCCGCCCGTCGCAACGGCGGTCGCCCGATCTTCGCGTTCGGGTGGCAGGAACAGGCGTGGGTCGAGGGGCGCCCGATGACGTCCGCCGAACTCGACCGGGCGAGCTACGGGGGAGTGGTCTACGCATCGCGGGTCGACGGCCACTCGGCCGTGGTCTCCAGTGCGCTCGCCATGATGTCCGCGGCGAGAGGGATGCCCGGCTGGACCGAGACCGGCTTCGTCACCCGCGACTCCAAGAACGCCGCGCGGGCAGCCTTCGACGCAGCCGGCAGCCGGCAGCAGCGCCGCGACGACATCGAGGCTGCCCTGCGCGAGGCCGCGGCCGTCGGGCTCGCGGTGGTGCACGAGTGCGGGGGACCCCTGCTCACCAGCGCCGACGACTTCGCCGACGTGCTCGACCTCGGGACCCGCCCCGGCCTGACGCGCACCGTCGGGTACTGGGCCGAGCCGGTCACCGACCCGGAGCAGGCCCGCGCCCTCACGGCCCTGCACGGGGCCGCCGGGCTGGCCGGTGACCTCAACATCGACGGCTCGATCGGCTCGCGCACGGCCCTGCTGCGCCAGCCCTACGCCGACGACCCCGGGTGTTCGGGCACCGCGTACCGCACGGCCGCCGGAGTGCGGGACCACGTCGCGGCCTGCGCGGCCGCGGGCGTGCAGAGCGGCTTCCACGTCATCGGCGACGCGGGGATGGACACCGTGCTCGACGGCATCGAGGCCGCGGCGGGCCTGGTGGGCCTCGACACGGTGCGGGCCACCAGGCCGCGGCTGGAGCACGCCGAGATGGTCGACGCCGAGGGAATCGCCCGGATGGCGCGCCTGGGCGTCGTCGCGAGCGTGCAACCGTCCTTCGACGCCGCGTGGGGAGGGCCGCACGGCATGTACGCCGAACGCCTCGGGGCTGCCCGGGTGCCGGGCACCAACCCGTTCGCGCAGCTGGAGCAGGCCGGGGTGGCCCTGGCCCTGGGGTCCGACTCCCCGGTGACACCGTTCGACCCGTGGGGCGCGGTCTGGGGCGCGGTGCTGCACCACGAGCCGGCTGCCCGCCTCGACGTCCGGTCCGCCATCGCCGCACACACCGCCGGTGGCTGGGCCGCCGCACGCGAGGTGGGCGGCGTGCTGCGCGTCGGAGCCCCGGCGACCCTTGCCGTGTGGGACGTCGTGGATGCCGGGCCCGACGGCGTGCCTCTCGTCGCCGAGGGTGCCCCTCGACCGACCTGCCGCCGCACGCTGCGCGACGGGCTGGTGCTGCACGAGGCGTGAACCTTCAGGACGTCTGGACCAACAGCGACAGGCACCACAGATACTGTCGTCTGAATCCAGAGTTGCCGAAATACTTGCGCCAACCTTGCTAGATTGACCCTGTGTCTTCACGCCCACGCCAGATCCTCGACCTCGACGCCGCCACCGTCCGTCGTGCGCGCACCCTCGCCCGACGTGCCGGGAAGCCCGTCGTCGACCTCGCCCGCAGCCACACCACCGTCTCGGTCGAACGGGCGACGCTGCGCCTGGCCGGGCTCGCCGGAGCCGACCACGAGAACGTGCCGTGGGTCAACCACCTCGTCGACGCCGTGCGTGAGGGCGTCGGCCTCGAGCACGGGGTCACCCTCCCGGTCTGGGACGCCCTGCGCCGCGGCGAGGCACCCGACCTGCTGACCCTGGCCCAGAAGGCCGCCAGCGGGGGGGTGCGCTTCGAGGTCCCGCAGGGCAAGGCGGCCACGGCGGCGGGTAGGGCCGGTCGCACGGCGATCGCGCGCGGCATCCGCACCATCGACCGCCAGCGAGCGGCGCGTGACCGGCTCATCGCCCGCCACGGCAACCCGCCACGCAAGCCCTGGATCTACCTCATCGTCGCCACCGGCGACATCTACGAGGACATCCCGCAGGCGCAGGCCGCCGCGCGCGAGGGTGCCGACATCATCGCGGTGATCCGCTCCACGGGCCAGAGCCTGCTCGACTTCGTGCCCGAGGGCGCGACCCGTGAGGGGTACGCGGGCACCTACGCGACGCAGGAGAACTTCCGCCTCATGCGCGCGGCGCTCGACGAGACGAGCAAAGAGCTCGGCCGGTACGTGCGCCTGACCAACTACGCGAGCGGTCTGTGCATGCCCGAGATCGCCGCGCTCGCCGGGCTCGAGCGGCTCGACATGATGCTCAACGACTCGATGTACGGCATCCTCTTTCGCGACATCAACCCGATCCGCACCTTCGTCGACCAGCGCTTCAGCCGCCAGGTGCACGCCCGCGCCGGGATCATCATCAACACCGGTGAGGACAACTACCTCACCACCGCGGATGCCGTCGACGCCGCCCACACGGTCACGGTCAGCCAGCTGCTCAACGAGTACTTCGCCAAGGAGGCGGGGCTGGAGAACTGGCAGCTCGGCCTGGGCCACGCGTTCGAGATCGACCCCACGGTCAAGGACAGCTTCCGCCTCGAGCTCGCGCACGCGCTGCTGGCCCGCCAGCTCTTCCCCGAGGCGCCGCTGAAGTGGATGCCGCCGACCAAGCACATGACCGGCGACATCTTCCGCGGGTACCTGCTCGACGGCTTCTTCAACCTCGCCGGGGCGATGACCGGTCAGGGCATCCTCCTCGTCGGCATGATGACCGAGGCCGTGGTCACCCCGTGGATCTCCGATCGTGACCTCGCCCTGCAGAACGTCCGGTACGTCATGGATGCCGCGGGCGGCCTCACCGAGGACTTCCACCCTCCGCGAGACGGCCTCATCCAGACCCGGGCCCGCCAGGTGCTCGGCGAGGCGGTCGAGCTGCTCGACACCATCGTCACCGACACCAGCACCGCAGGGGTGCCACCGCTCCTCGCGGCGATCGCCGACGGTACCTTCGGGTCGATGAAGCGGCCCCCGACCAAGGGCAAGGGCCTCGACGGCGTCGTCCGCAAGGCCGACGGCTACCTCAACCCGGCCACCGACCTGCTCGAGACGGGGGAGACCCGATGACCCGCACCGAGGCCCAGGAGGCCCGCAGCCGCAGCCGCCGTCACGGCGCCGAGCGCCGCATGGAGGACGCCCTGCCCGGCGAGCCGAGCCTGGCCGAGCCCGGCCCCATCGTGCGCCCGTACGGCGACACCACGGGCGACGGCATGGTCCAGGTCTCCTTCACCCTGCCGCTGCCGCATGACAAGCGGGCCGAGGGCGCGGCACTGCAGCTCGCGGCCAAGATGGGGCTCGAGCCGGCGCTGCTCGTGCACGCCAAGGCGATGGGCCCGCACTTCACCTTCTTCGTCGTCTACGGCTCGGTCACCCACCTCGTCGACGTGCGCGACGTCGTCGTCCACGAGCGCGAGTTCCCCCTGCTGTCCGCCCGCGACACCAACGCCGAGATCCGCAAGCGGCTGCGCCGCAAGCTCGTCGTCGTCGGTGCGTGCATCGGCACCGACGCCCACACGGTCGGGATCGACGCCATCCTCAACATCAAGGGGTTCGCCGGGGAGAAGGGGCTGGAGTACTACCGCGAGATGACGGTGCACAACCTCGGTGCCCAGGTGCTCGTGCCCGACCTGGTCAACACGGCGCGCGAGGTGCGGGCGGATGCCGTGCTCGTCTCGCAGGTCGTCACCCAGAAGGACGCCCACATCCACAACACCCAGGCGATGTCCGCCGCGTTCCGCGAGGCCTTCCCGGAGGGACAGGTGCCGCTGCTCGTCGTCGGCGGCCCACGCTTCGAGGAGGGCTCGGCCGCCAGCCTCGGGGTCGACCGGATCTTCGGCCGGGGCACCACCCCGGGCGAGGTGGCCTCGTACCTCGTGCACGCCCTCGTCACCCCGCGCACCGAACCCGACCCCAGAGGGAGCCAGCGATGAGCCTCGAACGCACCGGCGACAGCTCGACCGGCGGTCGTCCCACGGGCAGCAGTTCCACCGGAAGCCGCGCCGAGGTCGGCCTCGTCGTCACCCACCGCCGCTACGTGCCCTACTCGCACGCCCACTACGCGGGCAACCTCGTCGACGGGGCCTACTCACTGGCGGCCTTCGGCGACGTGGCCACGGAGATGTGCATCCGCACCGATGGCGACGAGGGCTTGTTCGCGTCGTACTCCGACGTGCAGTTCCGCGCCCCCGTGCGCGCCGGCGACGTCATCGAGATCTCGGCGACCCTCGTGCGCGTGGGGAGCCGGTCGCGCGAGATGGACTTCGAGGTGCGCGTCGTCGGTCGCGGCGCCCCCGAGCGGGGCGAGTCTGCAGCCGACGTCCTGGAGTCGCCGGTGGTCGCGACGACGGCCCGTGGGGTCGTGGTGGTCCCACCTCCGACGTGAGCCACCAGGCAGCGCGCTAGAATTCTGTGCATGACCACGCTGTCCCTGGCCGATGCACGGGCCAACCTCTCCAAGCTCGTGGAGTCCGCGGTGACCACGCACGAGCGCTTCGACGTCACCCGCAACGGTGACCGCGTCGCGGTCCTGCTGAGTGCAGAGGACTACGACAGCCTGCTCGAGACCCTCGACATCCTCAGCAGCCCGGACGAAGTCGCCGCGATCCGCGAGGGAATCGCCGACCTGGAGGCCGGCTCCGTCTCTGACCTGGATGAGGTCCGCCGCGCCATGACCGCGGCAGGACGCCTGCGTCCGTGACCCAGCAGTTCCGCGTCGTCCTCACGGCGGGGGCCCGTCGGGCGCTCGAGCAGCACTTGCCCGAATCGGTGGCCGCTGCGGCCTTCGAGTTCATCTCGGGCCCCCTTCGAGAGAACCCGCACCGCGTGGGCCGGATGCTGAGGGAACCCTTGGCCCCCGCGTACTCGGCGCGTCGCGGCGAGTACCGCGTGGTCTACCGCATCCTGGACGATCTCCTCGTGGTCGAGGTCGTCTCCATCGCGCATCGCCGAGACGTCTACCGACGATGACTCCGGCCGGGGCGCCCCCACGCTCACACGGACGGTGAATTACCGTGGGCGCGTGCCCACCCCCCTTCGGTATACCGCGCGCCCGGCAGCCGCCCTCGCCGCCGGACTGTGCCTGTGGCTGGCCTTTCCGGATGCACACCTGTGGTTCCTGGCACCGGTCGGGGTGGCCCTGCTCGGCGCTGCGACCCTGACCGCCGGGGGACGGCGGGGTGCCGCTCTGGGGATGCTCGCCGGTCTGGCCTTCTTCGTGCCCACGCTGTCGTGGTCGGGCATCTACGTCGGGGCACTGCCCTGGTTCGCCCTCGCGACGCTGCAGGCCCTCTACGTGGCCGCGATGTCCGGGGTGGTCGGCTTCGCCGGGCGGCGCCTCGTGGATGCCGGGCACCGGACCCTCGCCGTCGCGGTCGTCCCGCTCGGGTGGGTCGTGCAGGAATGGGCACGAGGCACCACGCCGTACGGCGGCTTCCCGTGGGCCCGTCTGGCGTTCAGCCAGGCGGACAGCCCGCTGGCCCACGTGGCTCGCTGGCTCGGCGCCCCGGGGGTGACCCTCGCGGTCGCGACCGTGGGAGCGGGACTGCTCGTCACGGCATCCGCCCTGGTGGAGCGGCGACGCGACACGCTCCTCATCGGGCTCGCGGTCAGCGTGCTCCCCTGGAGCGCGGGTCTGCTCCCGCTGCCGACGGGCGGCCGCGCCGTCACGGTGGGGTTCGTGCAGGGCAACGTGCCCAAGGCCGGGCTGGACTTCAACGCCGAACGACGCGCGGTGCTCGACAACCACGTCCGCGGTACCGAACTGCTGGCCTCGCGGGCACCGGAGGACCTGAGCCTGGTCGTCTGGCCGGAGAACTCCTCGGACATCGACCCCCTGCGCAACGCCGACGCCGCAGCACAGGTCGAACGGGCCCGCGCCGCCGTGGGGGTGCCCCTGCTGATCGGCGCCGTGCTGGCCGAACCGGTGGGTGCCAGTTCCAACGTGTCGCTGTTCTACACGGGGGAGGGGGTCGATCCGCAGCGGTACACCAAGCTGCATCCCGTCCCGTTCGCCGAGTACATGCCGAGCCGCGACTTCTTCCGCCGGTTCAGCTCGGCCGTCGACCTCGCCGGGAACTTCGTCGCGGGATCCGAGATCGGGGTCTTCACCGTGCCCTCGTCCGGGGGTGAGTACGCCGCGCTGCCGACGATCTGCTTCGAGGTGGCCTATGACGGCCTGATGCGCGACAGCGTCCTGGCCGCGGGGGAGCAGGAGAGCCTGCTCGTCGTCCAGACCAACAACGCGACGTTCGGCTACACCGCGGAGTCCGAGCAGCAGTTCGCGATCTCCCGCATCCGCGCGATCGAGCACGGTCGGTCGGTGGCCCACGTGTCCACCGTGGGGGTGTCGGGGTTCATCGCCCCCGACGGTTCGGTGTCGGGAAAGACCGGGCTCTTCACGGCCGAGCAGGAGATCGGGACACCGGTGGTGCGCGACGAGCTCTCACCCTCGGACCGGCTGGGGCCGGTGCCGGAGTGGCTGTCTGCGGCCCTGCTGCTCGCGCTCGTCGTGGGGAGCATGCGCAGCCGCCGGAGCGTTAGGGTTCTTGCACCGTCGATCCGACCCCGCGAGGACCACACCGTTGTCTGAACCCACCCGTCCGCCGATCCAGCGTGTCGCCGTCCTCATCCCGACGTACAACGAGCGCGACACCCTGCCCGTCATCGTCGCGCGCCTGCGTGAGGTGGTGCCCGACGCCGACCTGGTCGTGCTCGACGACAACTCGCCCGACGGCACCGGGGCGGTCGCCGACGCGCTCGCCGCCGCCGACCCGCGGGTGCAGGTCCTGCACCGGGCCGGCAAGGAGGGCCTGGGCGCGGCCTACCTCGCCGGCTTCGAGTGGGCCCTGGAGCGCGGCTACGACGCCGTGGTCGAGATCGACGCTGACGGCTCACACCGACCCGAGCACCTGCCGACCCTGCTCGCGGCCGCAGCCGACGCGGATGCCGTGATCGGCTCACGCTGGGTGCCCGGCGGCGCG encodes the following:
- a CDS encoding L-erythro-3,5-diaminohexanoate dehydrogenase; this encodes MRTTSSSPVGMHRVVDPAGAALPQAARVLDAGGDLWPDEVRIDVETLNLDAASFRQLSEKHAGDGDAVRAEVLDIVATRGKMQNPVTGSGGMLIGTVAEVGPQSPLGLAVGDRVATLVSLSLTPLQLTDGLERWDGRSERVPAAGTAVLFGRSIAARLPEDLSPELALMVMDVCGAPALVSRVVGEYVERGVSPTVVVLGGAGKSGSLSLAAARSAGAGHLIGVVPFEREADQLTTSGLADRVVIADARSPLGLADAVATAGGPADVTVVCVDVPGCEQPAILATAQGGTIIFFSMATSFSAAALGAEGLAADVRMLVGNGYVPGHADLALDLVRGSAAVRTLFEGRLSE
- the pta gene encoding phosphate acetyltransferase — encoded protein: MKGLYLAGTEARSGKSAVAVGLVNRLTRRHGRVGVFRPVVQAGGQDELLRVLLQEAHSDLAPELAWGVTHDDLHADHDRALGVVVDRFHAMAQGHDVVLVVGSDFSDVVAPTEFATNARIAADLGTPLVLVAPARDRDHAELAASAAAAVAAARAVHAHVGGVVINQVRSDDSAAALDALTTRLGALPLWALTETPLLRAPTVRDLMAACDGTLVHGDADLLDRESMGLVVAAMSMPHVIDRLIEGSTVIVPGDRDDVVLGVLLAHHSRTLPTLSGLVLNGGFALSPQIDRLIAGLDMRLPIVSCQLGTMDTATALGRVEGRITATSSRKVGAAADLLDRTEGIDTLDALLSDDAQGGERAVTPLMFEHDLVERAREAQAHIVLPEGAEERIIIAADQVLARGIARLTLLGDESVIRDRARVLGADISAAEVVDPATSPWREEFAATYAALRAHKGVTHEQAFDRVVDPSYFGTMMVHAGRADGMVSGCITTTAHTIRPALEVVRTAPGVSVVSSVFLMCLADRVLVYGDCAVNPDPDAAQLADIAISSARTAAAFGIEPRVAMLSYSTGESGTGADVEKVRAATAIVRELAPDLLVEGPIQYDAAVDPHVAATKLKGSPVAGRATVLVFPDLNTGNNTYKAVQRSADAVAIGPVLQGLNRPVNDLSRGALVRDIVNTVAITAVQGQTT
- a CDS encoding acetate/propionate family kinase, encoding MSTDPHVFVVNAGSSSLKYQVINAASGRTVAIGLVSEIGGASRMRHDSIGLGGEISRHESYAPCPTHTSAFAAARAALHEHGGGVGEHVVAIGHRVVHGGRRFTQPVVVDDVVLESLRVLSPLAPLHNPANVEGIVRAQEAFPGLPHVAVFDTGFHGTLPPAAHTYAVPDAWREGHHVRRYGFHGSSYAWVTRRTAALMGRQVEDLRMVVLHLGNGASACAVDGGRSVDTSMGLSPVEGLVMGTRSGDVDPALGGYLERVAGLTASDYDRALNRESGLLGLGGVSDFRTIVERRDAGDAAATLAFDVTVHRLRKYVGAYAAVLGRLDALVFTGGIGEHSAALRAAVVDGLEVLGLALDAAANAGGPPERRVSGEQSRAEVWVVPTDEEREIARATLEVLGLPHAL
- a CDS encoding amidohydrolase translates to MSTTLYRGGTVHTPDQPGATALVVGGDGRIAWIGDEEGAASHRDGVDVVIDLDGGLVLPAFVDAHVHLSHTGMGLRGVDLGTTTSVAEALRRIEDAARRNGGRPIFAFGWQEQAWVEGRPMTSAELDRASYGGVVYASRVDGHSAVVSSALAMMSAARGMPGWTETGFVTRDSKNAARAAFDAAGSRQQRRDDIEAALREAAAVGLAVVHECGGPLLTSADDFADVLDLGTRPGLTRTVGYWAEPVTDPEQARALTALHGAAGLAGDLNIDGSIGSRTALLRQPYADDPGCSGTAYRTAAGVRDHVAACAAAGVQSGFHVIGDAGMDTVLDGIEAAAGLVGLDTVRATRPRLEHAEMVDAEGIARMARLGVVASVQPSFDAAWGGPHGMYAERLGAARVPGTNPFAQLEQAGVALALGSDSPVTPFDPWGAVWGAVLHHEPAARLDVRSAIAAHTAGGWAAAREVGGVLRVGAPATLAVWDVVDAGPDGVPLVAEGAPRPTCRRTLRDGLVLHEA
- a CDS encoding lysine 5,6-aminomutase subunit alpha; translation: MSSRPRQILDLDAATVRRARTLARRAGKPVVDLARSHTTVSVERATLRLAGLAGADHENVPWVNHLVDAVREGVGLEHGVTLPVWDALRRGEAPDLLTLAQKAASGGVRFEVPQGKAATAAGRAGRTAIARGIRTIDRQRAARDRLIARHGNPPRKPWIYLIVATGDIYEDIPQAQAAAREGADIIAVIRSTGQSLLDFVPEGATREGYAGTYATQENFRLMRAALDETSKELGRYVRLTNYASGLCMPEIAALAGLERLDMMLNDSMYGILFRDINPIRTFVDQRFSRQVHARAGIIINTGEDNYLTTADAVDAAHTVTVSQLLNEYFAKEAGLENWQLGLGHAFEIDPTVKDSFRLELAHALLARQLFPEAPLKWMPPTKHMTGDIFRGYLLDGFFNLAGAMTGQGILLVGMMTEAVVTPWISDRDLALQNVRYVMDAAGGLTEDFHPPRDGLIQTRARQVLGEAVELLDTIVTDTSTAGVPPLLAAIADGTFGSMKRPPTKGKGLDGVVRKADGYLNPATDLLETGETR
- a CDS encoding OAM dimerization domain-containing protein, with translation MTRTEAQEARSRSRRHGAERRMEDALPGEPSLAEPGPIVRPYGDTTGDGMVQVSFTLPLPHDKRAEGAALQLAAKMGLEPALLVHAKAMGPHFTFFVVYGSVTHLVDVRDVVVHEREFPLLSARDTNAEIRKRLRRKLVVVGACIGTDAHTVGIDAILNIKGFAGEKGLEYYREMTVHNLGAQVLVPDLVNTAREVRADAVLVSQVVTQKDAHIHNTQAMSAAFREAFPEGQVPLLVVGGPRFEEGSAASLGVDRIFGRGTTPGEVASYLVHALVTPRTEPDPRGSQR
- a CDS encoding hotdog domain-containing protein, which codes for MSLERTGDSSTGGRPTGSSSTGSRAEVGLVVTHRRYVPYSHAHYAGNLVDGAYSLAAFGDVATEMCIRTDGDEGLFASYSDVQFRAPVRAGDVIEISATLVRVGSRSREMDFEVRVVGRGAPERGESAADVLESPVVATTARGVVVVPPPT
- a CDS encoding type II toxin-antitoxin system Phd/YefM family antitoxin, encoding MTTLSLADARANLSKLVESAVTTHERFDVTRNGDRVAVLLSAEDYDSLLETLDILSSPDEVAAIREGIADLEAGSVSDLDEVRRAMTAAGRLRP
- a CDS encoding type II toxin-antitoxin system RelE family toxin; translated protein: MTQQFRVVLTAGARRALEQHLPESVAAAAFEFISGPLRENPHRVGRMLREPLAPAYSARRGEYRVVYRILDDLLVVEVVSIAHRRDVYRR